In Apis cerana isolate GH-2021 linkage group LG5, AcerK_1.0, whole genome shotgun sequence, a single genomic region encodes these proteins:
- the LOC107994458 gene encoding bromodomain adjacent to zinc finger domain protein 1A isoform X5, whose amino-acid sequence MPLLRKQPFQRLHVSSDFKDDDEVFHCEVTNEIFKDYNEFCERIILCNSLIWSCSITGRTNMTYEEALQCEENAKRSLKEFPMELRIPILYLASKTNRSSFKEMIEDVYQFARDRYFVGEMVEASFTEDSWCDCHVLQVIAPTEQQIKQYTKENNRNPQDQQYHPPAKLFRYEVEQLDSGDSDVSQLMIVEATQVRRRKQHYSKERNKIFLRQLCEQNETGIWTIKDSVLQKYGINKVRFDTIFAGPPPDFTSRIKKLIKHKQESIDKFLTMDVAKQKTVDKPDPFKKVNQGGVDIKKFRKPRMNGKFKEDLKAKALEEKAKRKEERVLKSERKKEEKQKLAALTAYIRQWNKPREDLECEDLSPIPQATPVKNSIPNEKFGDSVMILEFLEFFNEELEVGAYFPNGFTFDLLEKALLLRETSGPWSDLLQLLLVNIFKYQSDEENEIHAQASDVVNDVNMNEGVSSMTKAVKLSTIASSWCQMYQGCKLSELTLDHVTLSEILRQHLLSSGGRIGDVATKWRYSQRGGYTNQDDPALLMRINEAYILRLLGHRSVHEFELNEKLKVATCLINQLLTFASIRDIIEEKHEKLHQAKKELKSFLIAEQRKEKEEKEKMREREKDNESKIPKKVTRGNCEEEKKKEEYENKLKELQQASRDNKMMVYLGSDRAYRRYWRFLSIPGIFVENDEWWPGNCISDGTPYQPELQDGESTYAYLKNKFEDEFSDKENSFKKAKKSPKKVSFSDKNIFKSPRKDVSRKEFKQELFDIRKNLMACTGDKECPVHWKRSELKWSFFGKQEDIEALVNSLSKRGIREGELRNNIIQEMTSLISVIEECPRHKLNSEIFTEPIKGHSNKISKKNRYENANLNFPSEMAVDNVLELTLRDYILDFEDRIKGGGLGNLKVNDREMWRHAINDGKYDKQCDKLLYGISEIEADSGLDKIKNETKYSRPGTPDSEIGSINIKTYKDSGKYLGSPSEHEILPDPKQQLAIKQMACAILQLSHAIEQKYLQKPLGANEKDKKWSGEEIKERWEQSLIASTSWAQLFVHLSTLENSVAWSRSALNAQCRICRRRRDGDKMLLCDGCNKGHHLYCLQPKLNCVPDGDWYCKVCKPSTKPKEKIKKRKKFEDELEEDVILTKETRHNRAKRILESEEEDNSEDEELEEDSDDNISNQQINVCSACKSGGKLISCDMCPNFYHIECIEPPITRAPRGRWICSDCKDRRDRKMNIKYVRGRERERDKERLCAAAARSRIHGFAKSLLTTESTDWDDSSTSEDTEPRQTRRAAKRAAEIEQEEDKGTIKGSLGRLQELLSDIKQHRDSWPFLSPVTKDEVPDYHDIISNPMDFGTIKYKLNNNEYETLEHFFSDCHLVFENCQAYNEEHSSVYNYVYRAGMRLLKYYEKRCKELRLTHGEELLRPPDVKKSKLEENGLAISEDEDTEDIQKSR is encoded by the exons ATGCCGCTACTTCGTAAACAGCCATTTCAACGTCTTCACGTTTCTTCAGATTTTAAAGACGATGATGAAGTTTTTCACTGTGAGGttacgaatgaaattttcaaggaCTATAA TGAATTTTGtgagagaattattttatgtaattcacTTATATGGTCATGTAGTATAACTGGCAGAACAAATATGACCTATGAAGAAGCTTTACAATGTGAAGAAAATGCAAAAAGGAGCCTTAAAGAATTTCCAATGGAg ttacgTATTCCTATATTATATCTTGCCAGTAAAACAAATAGAtcatcttttaaagaaatgataGAGGATGTATATCAATTTGCAAGAGATCGTTACTTTGTTGGTGAAATGGTAGAAGCAAGTTTTACAGAAGATTCTTGGTGTGATTGTCATGTTCTTCAAGTTATTGCACCTACAGAAcaacaaattaaacaatatactaAAGAAAACAACAG AAATCCACAAGATCAACAATACCATCCACCtgcaaaattatttcgttatgAAGTAGAACAATTAGACTCTGGAGATTCTGATGTTAGTCAACTTATGATAGTGGAAGCAACTCAAGTGAGAAGAAGAAAGCAACATTACAGTAAAGAgcgtaacaaaatttttttacgtcAATTATGTGAACAAAATGAAACTGGAATATGGACTATCAAA gatagtgttttacaaaaatatggaATTAATAAAGTACGATTTGACACTATATTTGCTGGTCCTCCTCCAGATTTTACATCACGTATTAAGAAACTTATTAAACATAAACAAGaatcaatagataaatttcttaCTATGGATGTAGCAAAACAAAAAACAGTAGATAAACCAGATCCTTTCAAAAAAGTAAATCAAGGAGgagtagatataaaaaaatttcgaaaaccaAG aatgaatggaaaatttaaagaagatcTTAAAGCAAAGGCTCTAGAAGAAAAAGCAAAACGTAAAGAAGAAAGAGTCTTGAAAAGTGAacgtaaaaaagaagagaagcaAAAATTAGCAGCTTTGACTGCATATATAAGACAATGGAATAAACCAAGAGAGGATCTTGAATGTGAAGATCTTTCTCCTATTCCACAAGCTACACCAGTTAAGAATAGTATACCTAATGAAAAATTCGGTGACAGCGTAATGAttctagaatttttagaattttttaatgaagaatTGGAAGTTGGTGCATATTTTCCAAATGGTTttacttttgatttattagaaaaagcaTTGTTATTAAGAGAAACATCTGGACCTTGGAGTgatcttttacaattattattagtaaacatttttaaatatcaatcagatgaagaaaatgaaattcatgcTCAAGCATCAGATGTAGTAAATGATGTTAATATGAACGAAGGAGTGTCATCAATGACAAAAGCAGTAAAACTTTCTACTATAGCTTCTAGCTGGTGTCAGATGTATCAAGGTTGTAAATTATCTGAATTGACGTTAGATCATGTAACTTTAAGTGAGATTTTAAGACAACATTTATTGTCGTCCGGAGGACGAATTGGTGACGTTGCTACTAAATGGAGATATTCTCAAAgag GTGGTTATACGAATCAAGATGATCCTGCATTGTTGATGAGAATAAATGAggcatatattttaagattattaggTCATCGTAGTGTACATGAATTTGAACTCaatgaaaagttaaaagtaGCTACATGTTTAATAAATCAGTTGCTCACTTTTGCTTCAATACGAgatataatagaagaaaaacatgaaaaacTTCATCaagcaaaaaaagaattgaaatcttTCTTAATAGCTGaacaaaggaaagaaaaagaagaaaaagaaaaaatgagagaacgagaaaaagataatgaaagtAAAATACCAAAGAAAGTCACACGTGGTAATtgtgaagaggaaaaaaagaaagaagaatatgaaaataaattaaaagaacttCAACAAGCATCtagagataataaaatgatggTTTATTTAGGTTCTGATAGAGCTTATCGTAGATATTGGAGATTTTTATCAATACCag gaatatttgtagaaaatgATGAATGGTGGCCGGGTAATTGTATTTCTGATGGTACACCTTATCAACCAGAATTACAAGATGGAGAATCTAcatatgcatatttaaaaaataaatttgaagatgAGTTTAGcgataaagaaaatagttttaaaaaagcaaaaaaatctCCTAAGAAAGTTTCATTTTctgacaaaaatatatttaaatctccAAGAAAAGATGTATctcgaaaagaatttaaacaagaattgtttgatattagaaaaaatttaatggctTGTACAGGAGATAAAGAATGTCCAGTACATTGGAAGAGATCAGAATTAAAATGGAGCTTTTTTGGAAAACAAGAAGATATAGAAGCTTTAGTAAATTCTTTAAGTAAACGAGGAATTAGAGAAGGCGaacttagaaataatattatacaagagATGACAAGTTTAATATCTGTGATTGAAGAATGTCCTAGACATAAACTTAATTCTGAAATT ttTACAGAACCTATTAAAGgacattctaataaaatttcaaaaaagaataggTATGAAAATGCGAACTTAAACTTCCCGTCAGAAATGGCAGTTGATAATGTTTTAGAATTGACATTGAGAGATTATATTCTAGATTTTGAAGATAGAATAAAAGGAGGGGGCTtaggaaatttaaaagttaatgatCGTGAAATGTGGAGGCATGCAATAAATGACGgaaaatatgataaacaaTGCGATAAATTACTATATGGTATAAGTGAAATTGAAGCAGATAGTggattagataaaattaaaaatgaaactaagTATAGTAGACCAGGAACTCCAGATTCAGAAATTggaagtattaatataaaaacttataaagaTTCAGGAAAATATTTAGGTTCACCAAGTGAACATGAAATACTCCCAGATCCTAAACAACAGTTAGCCATTAAACAAATGGCTTGtgctattttacaattatctcATGCTATTGAACAGAAGTACTTACAGAAACCGTTAGGTGCCaatgaaaaagataagaaatggTCTGGTGAAGAAATCAAAGAAAGATGGGAACAATCGCTTATTGCATCAACAAGTTGGGCTcaattatttgtacatttaaGTACTTTAGAAAATAGTGTTGCATGGAGTAGAAGTGCATTAAATGCTCAATGTCGAATATGTAGGAGGCGTCGAGATGGTGACAAAATGTTATTATGTGATGGATGCAATAAAGGCCatcatttatattgtttacaaCCAAAactaaat tgtGTTCCAGATGGAGATTGGTATTGTAAAGTATGTAAGCCATCAACAaaaccaaaagaaaaaattaaaaaaagaaaaaaatttgaagatgaaTTAGAAGAAGACGTGATATTAACCAAAGAAACTCGACATAATCGTGCAAAACGTATTCTTGAAAgtgaagaagaagataattCAGAAGATGAAGAACTAGAAGAAGATAGTGatgataatat aaGTAATCAACAAATAAATGTATGTTCAGCATGTAAAAGTGGTGGAAAATTAATCAGTTGTGATATGTGTCCAAACTTTTATCACATAGAATGTATAGAACCACCTATAACAAGAGCACCTCGTGGAAGATGGATTTGTTCAGATTGTAAAGATAGGAGAGATAGaaagatgaatataaaatatg TGAGGGGGCGTGAAAGGGAAAGGGACAAGGAGAGACTGTGCGCTGCAGCAGCACGCTCTCGCATCCATGGCTTTGCCAAGAGCCTCCTCACTACAGAATCTACAGACTGGGACG atAGTAGTACTTCAGAGGATACAGAACCAAGACAAACTAGAAGAGCTGCAAAGAGAGCTGCTGAAATCgaacaagaagaagataaaGGAACAATTAAAGGAAGTTTAGGAAGATTACAAGAATTACTTTCTGATATTAAACAACATAGAGATTCATGGCCTTTCTTATCACCTGTTACAAAAGACGAAGTTCCAGATTATCATGATATTATTTCCAATCCTATGGATTTTGGTACAATTAAATACAAACTTAAcaataatgaatatgaaaCATTAGAACATTTCTTCAGTGATTGTCATttagtatttgaaaattgtcaaGCTTATAACGAAGAACACAGTTCTGTTTACAA ttacgTGTACAGAGCAGGTATgagattgttaaaatattatgaaaaacgaTGCAAAGAACTAAGATTGACACATGGTGAAGAATTACTGCGACCTCCAGATGTAAAGAAATCAAAACTTGAAGAAAATGGTCTTGCAATTAGCGAAGATGAAGATACagaagatattcaaaaatcaagATAG
- the LOC107994458 gene encoding bromodomain adjacent to zinc finger domain protein 1A isoform X1: MPLLRKQPFQRLHVSSDFKDDDEVFHCEVTNEIFKDYNEFCERIILCNSLIWSCSITGRTNMTYEEALQCEENAKRSLKEFPMELRIPILYLASKTNRSSFKEMIEDVYQFARDRYFVGEMVEASFTEDSWCDCHVLQVIAPTEQQIKQYTKENNSLLHRNPQDQQYHPPAKLFRYEVEQLDSGDSDVSQLMIVEATQVRRRKQHYSKERNKIFLRQLCEQNETGIWTIKDSVLQKYGINKVRFDTIFAGPPPDFTSRIKKLIKHKQESIDKFLTMDVAKQKTVDKPDPFKKVNQGGVDIKKFRKPRMNGKFKEDLKAKALEEKAKRKEERVLKSERKKEEKQKLAALTAYIRQWNKPREDLECEDLSPIPQATPVKNSIPNEKFGDSVMILEFLEFFNEELEVGAYFPNGFTFDLLEKALLLRETSGPWSDLLQLLLVNIFKYQSDEENEIHAQASDVVNDVNMNEGVSSMTKAVKLSTIASSWCQMYQGCKLSELTLDHVTLSEILRQHLLSSGGRIGDVATKWRYSQRGGYTNQDDPALLMRINEAYILRLLGHRSVHEFELNEKLKVATCLINQLLTFASIRDIIEEKHEKLHQAKKELKSFLIAEQRKEKEEKEKMREREKDNESKIPKKVTRGNCEEEKKKEEYENKLKELQQASRDNKMMVYLGSDRAYRRYWRFLSIPGIFVENDEWWPGNCISDGTPYQPELQDGESTYAYLKNKFEDEFSDKENSFKKAKKSPKKVSFSDKNIFKSPRKDVSRKEFKQELFDIRKNLMACTGDKECPVHWKRSELKWSFFGKQEDIEALVNSLSKRGIREGELRNNIIQEMTSLISVIEECPRHKLNSEIFTEPIKGHSNKISKKNRYENANLNFPSEMAVDNVLELTLRDYILDFEDRIKGGGLGNLKVNDREMWRHAINDGKYDKQCDKLLYGISEIEADSGLDKIKNETKYSRPGTPDSEIGSINIKTYKDSGKYLGSPSEHEILPDPKQQLAIKQMACAILQLSHAIEQKYLQKPLGANEKDKKWSGEEIKERWEQSLIASTSWAQLFVHLSTLENSVAWSRSALNAQCRICRRRRDGDKMLLCDGCNKGHHLYCLQPKLNCVPDGDWYCKVCKPSTKPKEKIKKRKKFEDELEEDVILTKETRHNRAKRILESEEEDNSEDEELEEDSDDNISNQQINVCSACKSGGKLISCDMCPNFYHIECIEPPITRAPRGRWICSDCKDRRDRKMNIKYVLIVLLVRGRERERDKERLCAAAARSRIHGFAKSLLTTESTDWDDSSTSEDTEPRQTRRAAKRAAEIEQEEDKGTIKGSLGRLQELLSDIKQHRDSWPFLSPVTKDEVPDYHDIISNPMDFGTIKYKLNNNEYETLEHFFSDCHLVFENCQAYNEEHSSVYNYVYRAGMRLLKYYEKRCKELRLTHGEELLRPPDVKKSKLEENGLAISEDEDTEDIQKSR, from the exons ATGCCGCTACTTCGTAAACAGCCATTTCAACGTCTTCACGTTTCTTCAGATTTTAAAGACGATGATGAAGTTTTTCACTGTGAGGttacgaatgaaattttcaaggaCTATAA TGAATTTTGtgagagaattattttatgtaattcacTTATATGGTCATGTAGTATAACTGGCAGAACAAATATGACCTATGAAGAAGCTTTACAATGTGAAGAAAATGCAAAAAGGAGCCTTAAAGAATTTCCAATGGAg ttacgTATTCCTATATTATATCTTGCCAGTAAAACAAATAGAtcatcttttaaagaaatgataGAGGATGTATATCAATTTGCAAGAGATCGTTACTTTGTTGGTGAAATGGTAGAAGCAAGTTTTACAGAAGATTCTTGGTGTGATTGTCATGTTCTTCAAGTTATTGCACCTACAGAAcaacaaattaaacaatatactaAAGAAAACAACAG TTTATTACATAGAAATCCACAAGATCAACAATACCATCCACCtgcaaaattatttcgttatgAAGTAGAACAATTAGACTCTGGAGATTCTGATGTTAGTCAACTTATGATAGTGGAAGCAACTCAAGTGAGAAGAAGAAAGCAACATTACAGTAAAGAgcgtaacaaaatttttttacgtcAATTATGTGAACAAAATGAAACTGGAATATGGACTATCAAA gatagtgttttacaaaaatatggaATTAATAAAGTACGATTTGACACTATATTTGCTGGTCCTCCTCCAGATTTTACATCACGTATTAAGAAACTTATTAAACATAAACAAGaatcaatagataaatttcttaCTATGGATGTAGCAAAACAAAAAACAGTAGATAAACCAGATCCTTTCAAAAAAGTAAATCAAGGAGgagtagatataaaaaaatttcgaaaaccaAG aatgaatggaaaatttaaagaagatcTTAAAGCAAAGGCTCTAGAAGAAAAAGCAAAACGTAAAGAAGAAAGAGTCTTGAAAAGTGAacgtaaaaaagaagagaagcaAAAATTAGCAGCTTTGACTGCATATATAAGACAATGGAATAAACCAAGAGAGGATCTTGAATGTGAAGATCTTTCTCCTATTCCACAAGCTACACCAGTTAAGAATAGTATACCTAATGAAAAATTCGGTGACAGCGTAATGAttctagaatttttagaattttttaatgaagaatTGGAAGTTGGTGCATATTTTCCAAATGGTTttacttttgatttattagaaaaagcaTTGTTATTAAGAGAAACATCTGGACCTTGGAGTgatcttttacaattattattagtaaacatttttaaatatcaatcagatgaagaaaatgaaattcatgcTCAAGCATCAGATGTAGTAAATGATGTTAATATGAACGAAGGAGTGTCATCAATGACAAAAGCAGTAAAACTTTCTACTATAGCTTCTAGCTGGTGTCAGATGTATCAAGGTTGTAAATTATCTGAATTGACGTTAGATCATGTAACTTTAAGTGAGATTTTAAGACAACATTTATTGTCGTCCGGAGGACGAATTGGTGACGTTGCTACTAAATGGAGATATTCTCAAAgag GTGGTTATACGAATCAAGATGATCCTGCATTGTTGATGAGAATAAATGAggcatatattttaagattattaggTCATCGTAGTGTACATGAATTTGAACTCaatgaaaagttaaaagtaGCTACATGTTTAATAAATCAGTTGCTCACTTTTGCTTCAATACGAgatataatagaagaaaaacatgaaaaacTTCATCaagcaaaaaaagaattgaaatcttTCTTAATAGCTGaacaaaggaaagaaaaagaagaaaaagaaaaaatgagagaacgagaaaaagataatgaaagtAAAATACCAAAGAAAGTCACACGTGGTAATtgtgaagaggaaaaaaagaaagaagaatatgaaaataaattaaaagaacttCAACAAGCATCtagagataataaaatgatggTTTATTTAGGTTCTGATAGAGCTTATCGTAGATATTGGAGATTTTTATCAATACCag gaatatttgtagaaaatgATGAATGGTGGCCGGGTAATTGTATTTCTGATGGTACACCTTATCAACCAGAATTACAAGATGGAGAATCTAcatatgcatatttaaaaaataaatttgaagatgAGTTTAGcgataaagaaaatagttttaaaaaagcaaaaaaatctCCTAAGAAAGTTTCATTTTctgacaaaaatatatttaaatctccAAGAAAAGATGTATctcgaaaagaatttaaacaagaattgtttgatattagaaaaaatttaatggctTGTACAGGAGATAAAGAATGTCCAGTACATTGGAAGAGATCAGAATTAAAATGGAGCTTTTTTGGAAAACAAGAAGATATAGAAGCTTTAGTAAATTCTTTAAGTAAACGAGGAATTAGAGAAGGCGaacttagaaataatattatacaagagATGACAAGTTTAATATCTGTGATTGAAGAATGTCCTAGACATAAACTTAATTCTGAAATT ttTACAGAACCTATTAAAGgacattctaataaaatttcaaaaaagaataggTATGAAAATGCGAACTTAAACTTCCCGTCAGAAATGGCAGTTGATAATGTTTTAGAATTGACATTGAGAGATTATATTCTAGATTTTGAAGATAGAATAAAAGGAGGGGGCTtaggaaatttaaaagttaatgatCGTGAAATGTGGAGGCATGCAATAAATGACGgaaaatatgataaacaaTGCGATAAATTACTATATGGTATAAGTGAAATTGAAGCAGATAGTggattagataaaattaaaaatgaaactaagTATAGTAGACCAGGAACTCCAGATTCAGAAATTggaagtattaatataaaaacttataaagaTTCAGGAAAATATTTAGGTTCACCAAGTGAACATGAAATACTCCCAGATCCTAAACAACAGTTAGCCATTAAACAAATGGCTTGtgctattttacaattatctcATGCTATTGAACAGAAGTACTTACAGAAACCGTTAGGTGCCaatgaaaaagataagaaatggTCTGGTGAAGAAATCAAAGAAAGATGGGAACAATCGCTTATTGCATCAACAAGTTGGGCTcaattatttgtacatttaaGTACTTTAGAAAATAGTGTTGCATGGAGTAGAAGTGCATTAAATGCTCAATGTCGAATATGTAGGAGGCGTCGAGATGGTGACAAAATGTTATTATGTGATGGATGCAATAAAGGCCatcatttatattgtttacaaCCAAAactaaat tgtGTTCCAGATGGAGATTGGTATTGTAAAGTATGTAAGCCATCAACAaaaccaaaagaaaaaattaaaaaaagaaaaaaatttgaagatgaaTTAGAAGAAGACGTGATATTAACCAAAGAAACTCGACATAATCGTGCAAAACGTATTCTTGAAAgtgaagaagaagataattCAGAAGATGAAGAACTAGAAGAAGATAGTGatgataatat aaGTAATCAACAAATAAATGTATGTTCAGCATGTAAAAGTGGTGGAAAATTAATCAGTTGTGATATGTGTCCAAACTTTTATCACATAGAATGTATAGAACCACCTATAACAAGAGCACCTCGTGGAAGATGGATTTGTTCAGATTGTAAAGATAGGAGAGATAGaaagatgaatataaaatatg TTTTAATTGTGTTGTTAGTGAGGGGGCGTGAAAGGGAAAGGGACAAGGAGAGACTGTGCGCTGCAGCAGCACGCTCTCGCATCCATGGCTTTGCCAAGAGCCTCCTCACTACAGAATCTACAGACTGGGACG atAGTAGTACTTCAGAGGATACAGAACCAAGACAAACTAGAAGAGCTGCAAAGAGAGCTGCTGAAATCgaacaagaagaagataaaGGAACAATTAAAGGAAGTTTAGGAAGATTACAAGAATTACTTTCTGATATTAAACAACATAGAGATTCATGGCCTTTCTTATCACCTGTTACAAAAGACGAAGTTCCAGATTATCATGATATTATTTCCAATCCTATGGATTTTGGTACAATTAAATACAAACTTAAcaataatgaatatgaaaCATTAGAACATTTCTTCAGTGATTGTCATttagtatttgaaaattgtcaaGCTTATAACGAAGAACACAGTTCTGTTTACAA ttacgTGTACAGAGCAGGTATgagattgttaaaatattatgaaaaacgaTGCAAAGAACTAAGATTGACACATGGTGAAGAATTACTGCGACCTCCAGATGTAAAGAAATCAAAACTTGAAGAAAATGGTCTTGCAATTAGCGAAGATGAAGATACagaagatattcaaaaatcaagATAG